A segment of the Candidatus Methylomirabilota bacterium genome:
GCCGCCGAGGTCCGCGCGCTCGAGGGCGCCTGGCGCCGGCTGGCCCGCGCCCATCGGACCACCGTCAAGCCCGGGCGCACGCACCTCCAGGACGCGGTGCCCATCACCTACGGCCAGGTGTTCCTCGGCTACGCCGAGGCGCTGGCCGCCGACCGGGCGCGCCTCGAGACGGCCCGCGACGACCTCCGGGTGATCGGGCTCGGCGGCACCGCGGTCGGCACGGGCATCACCGCCCACCCGCGGTTCGCCGCCCTCGTCACGCGCGAGCTGGCGCGGCTCGCCGGCGAGCGGCTGCGGGTCGCCCCGTCCCGGGTGGCGACCACCTGGAGCATGACCGCGCTGGCCTTCGCCTCGAGCGCGGCCCGCGGGCTGGCGGTCGACCTCGCCAAGATCTGCCGGGACCTCCGGCTGCTCGCCTCCGGCCCGCACACCGGGCTCGGCGAGCTCGCGCTGCCCGCCGTCGAGCCGGGCTCGTCCATCATGCCCGGCAAGGTGAACCCCTCGGTCCCCGAGGCGGTGGAGATGGTGTGCTACCAGGTCTGCGGCAACGACGCCGCCATCACCCACGGCGCCATCGCGGGCGAGCTCGAGCTGAACGTCATGACCCCGCTGATCGCCTTCAACCTCTGGTGGAGCCTCGATCTCCTGGTGCGGGCCGTCCGGCTCCTCCGCGAGAAGTGTGTCGAGGGCCTTCGGGTCGACCGGGCGCGGGTCCGCGACCTGACGGAGCGGAGCCTGGTGCTGGGGACCGCCCTCTCCCCGTACCTCGGCTACGCCGTGGTCGCCGAGCTGGTGAAGGAGGCGCTGGCCCGCGGGCGCTCGCTGCGCGAGGTGGTCCGCGCCCACGGGCTGATCCCCGACCGCGTGCTGGACCGGCTGCTGGACCCGCTGAGCGTCACCCGGCCCACGCGAAGTGACCCGGCCCTGGCCGCCGCGATCCGGCGACGGCCGGCCTACGCCGCCTACCGCCGCCGCGTGGGGCTGTCGCCGGCTTGACCCAAAACTCCGCGTCGAAACACGGCATTCCCGGCGTCCGGCCGTTGGGAGTATGATAGGAGCGTCCATGCGGCGCGTCATCGTCTGCCCCACGGACTTTCTCTTCCAGCTCCTCCACGGCGCCAACGCCCAGTGTCCGCCGCATCACTGCGAGGCCGCCACCTTCATCGTCGCCGACCAGAAGGCCCGTCACCGCCTGGCCCGGCGGGGGGTCTCGGCCCTGGCCGGCGCCCTCGACGACCCGAAGATCTACCGGCGGGCGCAGCTCCAGCCGGGCGACCTGGTCATCCTGATGAGCGCCCCCGATTCCCCCGAGGCCATCCTCGACGCCATCCTCGACGCGGCGCCGGGCGTCCCGGTCCTGCTCGTCCACCAGGGTGCGGAGGCGCCCGTCCTGCCCCGCTACCCGACCGTCACGGCGCTCATGCTGCCGCGCCTCGTCCGCGAGGGCCTCCGGCCGGAGATGGACCGCGCGTGCGTGCGCGTCAAGGTCGAGCGCATCCGCGAGGTGCTGGCCGGCAAGGAGCGGATCGGCATCCTCCTCCAGGACGACCCCGACCCGGATGCTCTGGCCAGCGGGCTCGGGCTCCGGGCCCTCCTCGGCCGGACCAAGGCGTCGGCGCCGCTCCTGACGTTCGGCCGCATCACGCGGCCCGAGAACGTCGCGATGGTCATGGCCCTCGAGATCGAGGTGGAGCACGTCACGGTCGCCGACCTCGCCCGCTTCGACGCGCTCGCCATGGTGGACGTCCAGCCCGCCTTCTGCGAGGAGACGCTGCCGGAGATCGCCCTCGTGATCGACCACCATCCGGAAGCCAAGCGCTACCGCGCGGCGTTCCGGGACATCCGGCCCTCCTACGGCGCGACGGCCACGATCCTCACCGAGTACCTCCGGGCGGCCGAGGTGAAGATCACCGAGCGGGTGGCCACCGCGCTCTTCTACGGGATCAAGTCGGACACCCTCCACCTCGAGCGCGGCGGCATCCGGGCGGACATGGAGGCCTTCGCCTTCCTGTACGAGCTGGCCAACCACAACGTGCTCCGCCGCATCGAGCGGCCCGAGCTGCCGCTGGACGCGCTGGATGCCCTGGGCGACGCGCTGGTCCACCGGACGATCATCCACAATGCCCTCTTCGCCCATCTGGGGCCGGTCAGCCGGCCGGACCTCATCCCGCAGTTCGCCGACCTGTGCCTCCAGGTAGCCGGGATCGAGTGGTCGGTCGTGTCGGGGCTGACGGGCGACGAGCTCCACATCTCGGTCCGCAAC
Coding sequences within it:
- a CDS encoding bifunctional oligoribonuclease/PAP phosphatase NrnA; protein product: MRRVIVCPTDFLFQLLHGANAQCPPHHCEAATFIVADQKARHRLARRGVSALAGALDDPKIYRRAQLQPGDLVILMSAPDSPEAILDAILDAAPGVPVLLVHQGAEAPVLPRYPTVTALMLPRLVREGLRPEMDRACVRVKVERIREVLAGKERIGILLQDDPDPDALASGLGLRALLGRTKASAPLLTFGRITRPENVAMVMALEIEVEHVTVADLARFDALAMVDVQPAFCEETLPEIALVIDHHPEAKRYRAAFRDIRPSYGATATILTEYLRAAEVKITERVATALFYGIKSDTLHLERGGIRADMEAFAFLYELANHNVLRRIERPELPLDALDALGDALVHRTIIHNALFAHLGPVSRPDLIPQFADLCLQVAGIEWSVVSGLTGDELHISVRNVGYVRAAGEGGEDAFGGLGSAGGHRTAAKAVIPLREWEARVGPLDAAAVRRAIVARFVHALDGAAPVRPSS
- a CDS encoding aspartate ammonia-lyase, translating into MPRRARVERDSLGVRAVPADARHGIFTERARETFALSGLRPHPDYIRALGLIKLAAARANRRLGLLPARLARAIERAAQRVAANALDHAFVLDVFQAGAGTPHHMNANEVIANLANQMLGGRRGTYAPVHPNDHVNLGQSSNDVTPTAARLCALARSRALAAEVRALEGAWRRLARAHRTTVKPGRTHLQDAVPITYGQVFLGYAEALAADRARLETARDDLRVIGLGGTAVGTGITAHPRFAALVTRELARLAGERLRVAPSRVATTWSMTALAFASSAARGLAVDLAKICRDLRLLASGPHTGLGELALPAVEPGSSIMPGKVNPSVPEAVEMVCYQVCGNDAAITHGAIAGELELNVMTPLIAFNLWWSLDLLVRAVRLLREKCVEGLRVDRARVRDLTERSLVLGTALSPYLGYAVVAELVKEALARGRSLREVVRAHGLIPDRVLDRLLDPLSVTRPTRSDPALAAAIRRRPAYAAYRRRVGLSPA